The DNA segment TCGAGAACATTTTCTTCCCCAATTTCTCCTCCCTTGCCAATCTCCTTCGCCTCTTTTAACTTCCCCGCCATGGGCAATCTCACGAGAAATTCGGGCGTCTTCACCAAATAAGGAGGCTTTATGGAGGGCTTAGGGATCAGTTGGCCGTTGGCGATTTTTGCCGGGATTGTCGTCATCATGCTTTTTTTCATCGTTATTTCCCGGCGCTACGTCAAAGTCGGCCCCAACGAAGTTCTGGTCATTTCCGGCATTAAACACAGAATAAAAGACGATTTCGGCAACAAGCTCACGGTCGGCTACCGGCTGGTCAAAGGGGGCGGCACCTTCGTCATCCCGGTTTTCGAGCGGGTGGATCATCTTTCACTGGAAATTTTTACATTGGACGTCTCCACACCGGAGGTTTACACCAAGCTGGGGGTCCCTGTTTTGGTGGACGGCGTGGCCCAGATTAAAGTCAAAGGGGACGACGTTTCCATCCGCACCGCCTCCGAGCAGTTTTTGTCCAAGGGAAAGCAGGAGATAATGAACATAGCCCTGCAGACGTTGGAAGGCCACCTGCGCGCCATTTTGGGCACGATGACCGTGGAGGAAATTTATTCCAACCGGGATGCCTTTGCCCAACGAGTACAGGAAGTGGCGGCTTCCGATCTGGCCAACATGGGGTTGACCATCATCTCCTTCACCATCCGGGATATCAAAGACAAGCAGGGGTACCTCGAAGCGCTGGGAAAACCGCAGATCGCGCAGGTCAAAAAGAACGCCGTCATTGGGGAAGCAGAAGCCAACCGGGATGCCACCATCCGTTCCGCCCAAGCCAATCAGGAAGGGCAGACCGCCAAATACATTGCGGATACCAAAGTGGCTGAATCGAACCGGGATTATGAGATGAAGGTGGCGGAATACACGGCCTCCGTCAACCAGAAGAAAGCCGAAGCAGACCTCGCCTATGACCTGCAGAAATTCAAAACCAACCAGGCGGTGAAAGCAGAAGAAATCGCCGTGCAGGTAGTGGAGAAAACCAAGCAAATCGAAGTGCAGGAAAAGGAAATCGCCCGCCGTGAAAAGGAATTGAACGCCAGCGTCCAGAAACCGGCCGATGCGGAACGCTACCGGATTGAAACCTTGGCGGCGGCCGAAAAATACCGGTTGCAGACCGAGGCGGCCGGGGAGGCGGAGGCGACCAAGGTGACCGGCTTTGCCCAGGCGGACGCCAACAAGGCCAAAGGGTTGGCGGATGCGGATATTATCAAAGCGCAGGGGGAATCGACCGCGCAGGCAATGGCCCGAAAGGCAGAGGCCTGGAAGCAATACAACGAGGCCGCCATTGCCCAGATGCTGATAGAAAAACTGCCGGACATTGCCCGGGCGATTGCCGAACCCTTGTCCAAAACAGAAAAGATTGTGATTATCAACTCCGGGGATGGCGGCGCAGGGGCATCCAAGGTAACCCGGGATGTCACCCAGATTATCGCCCAGCTCCCCCCTGTGATTGAATCCTTGACCGGGTTGAAGTTTGAGGAAATTTTGAACCGGATTCCCAACATCAACAAGGAAAGGCAAAAAACTGATGGAAAGTAGCCCTCCTCTTTTGGCGACTTACCGTACCGTACTTTGATTCCGATTTTGGAAACTTCCGAAAGGTTTTACCGTAATTAAAAATCGGACAGGAGTGATGCGCTTGAAAAAACTGTATCGGTCCCGCAGCGATTGCCGTTTGGCCGGAGTTTTGGGCGGGTTGGGGGAATACTTTGAGGTGGACCCGACGCTAATCCGTTTGGCCTATGTTGTTTTCACCCTTACCACGGGTTTCTTCCCTGGCATCATCGGCTATCTTTTGGCTATTCTTATAATTCCGAAAGAACCCTTGACCCTTCCGACGCCGGCTGTCAATCCGACCTCCCCTCCGGCGGTGGCGGGTTAAATGGGCAAGCTGTACCGTTCGCGGAAGGATGCCAAGCTGGCCGGAATATTGGGGGGATTGGCGGAACATTTGAGTGTCGATTCCACCTTGATCCGATTGGTCTTTGTTGTGATGGCCATTGCCAGCTTTGGCTTGATGGCCCTGCTCGATATTGTGGCGATATTCATTTTTCCAAAGGAACCGCAAAGCACCCTTCAGACGGGGATTTAAATGCGCAAACTGTACCGGTCAGAAAAGGACAAATGGATTGGCGGTGTATTGGGAGGGCTGGGGGAATATCTGGGAGTGGACTCCACCCTGTTGCGTCTGGCCTTTATCGTTTTCTGCTTGGCCACCGGCGGAGTGCCGGGGATTATCGGCTACATTCTGGCCGTCATTATCATTCCAAAACCGCCTGCAAGTTCCCAAACCCTATCTTCAACTGCCACGGAAGGAGGTTCGACACCAATGACGGAGACCGCTTCATCTCAAAATCCAACTCGCCCTAATAATCCTTCGATGGTAGTCGGCTTTATTCTTGTCGGCTTGGGCATTTTGTTTTTATTTAACAATTTTATCGATATCCATTGGCATTTGTTTTGGCCAGCAGTTTTGATTGTGATTGGCCTCGTGCTTTTGGGCAAGGCCCTAACTGGGGAAAAGAAGGGCTGATATGATTCTGTGTTTGTTTGGAATCGGGATGCTGATGTTCATCTTGTTTTTCGCGTTTCTTTTTTCCCTCCCCTTTCTTTGCTTTTGGCCTTTCGGCTGGAACGCACCGGCTGGATTGCTTTTTCTTTTGCTCTTGATTGGCCTCGGTGCATTGCTTTTGACGCGGGATAAACGGACGGGACAGTTAGTGTTCGGCTTAGCTTTGTTTTTTGTTGGGGCTTCCTTTTTGGCCAACAATCTTTGGGATATCAACCTGCTGCGATTTTGGCCTGCGCTCCTGATCCTCTGGGGCTTGGTTTTGATTTTACAAAGGAGGGAGACCCAATGAGTCCGCGCCTTTTGCGTAATGCCTTGTTTCTCATTTGGCTCGGGTCTTTTCTTTTGCTGCTGAATCTGGACCGTCTTTCCTGGAGCTTTTTCTGGTGGGTGGCTTTGACCTTTTGGCCCCTGCTTTTGATTGCTTGGGGCTGGGAGCGTATTTTTTCTTCTGAAAACCTCCGCCCCGTCGCTTATTTATCGACGTTGATATTAATGGGCCCTCTGGCGTACATCCTTTTTACCGCCGCCCGCTATGGCTCCAGCCGCGAAAGTTCGTATGAATATCAACTGGATAAAAAACCGGAATGGAATAAGCTGGAAATGAATCTTAAACTCCGCTCCAACGATTTGTATCTATCGGGGGATCCCAATCATTTTGTTTCTGGTGTTTTTGATTACCTTTTGGCCCGGCCGGAAATTTCAACCACCGAGGAAGGGGGTAATCTTGAACTCTCCATCTACGATCGGGATTGGTTCTGGCCCTTGGGCCGATGGCGGGCTTTTAGCGACCGGGGTTGGGAGCTTACGGTGTTCGATTCGATACCTGTTTCACTTTCCGTCAAGACCGGACGCGGAGAGGCGCGTCTCGATCTTCGTTCCCTACAACTTGAAAAGCTGACTCTGCAAGGCACCAGCGACGACGTTTCCATTCGCTTGGCACCTAAAACCAGAGATTTGATCGTGGAGTTAGGCTTGTCCCGGGCCGATTTGGAGCTTACGCTTCCCGATTCGGTCGGTGTGGAAGCGAGCGGCAAAATCGATTGGGGCAATCTGGGAGGTTCCAATTGGCGTTTTACGCAAAAGGACAAAAGCTTCATCTCCGAAAACTTCGACAAGGCCTCACAAAAAGTGCATCTCCGTTTTTCCAAAGAGCCGCAATCTTTGGACCTGCAAGCCGAATAAATTCTTTTATCTTCACTGAATGCCGCACCTTGAGCTTTCCGGACAGCGTTTTTTTTATTTCGAGCGCGGAATTGAAGGAACGCCACTCTTATTCATCCACGGCGCCGGAGGGGCGCATTCCAACTGGCTGACACTGATTAAACAACTACACCCTCGCCGCTGCATAACTCTTGATTTGCCCGGCCATGGTTTGAGCTCCGGCAATGGCTGTGATACGATTGAGGAGTACGCCGAAATCGTCAAAAGCTTCGTCACCTCGCTCCTTCCAAACACAAAATCGGTTCTTGTCGGCCATTCAATGGGTGGATCAATCGCAACTTGTTTTGCATCCCGAAACCCGAATTTGGCTGATGCCTTGGTTTTGGTTTCGAGCGGCTTTTCCCCTCCTTCCCTACCACCGTCCCAAGTGCCGAGCAAGGAGGAAATCTGTCGGATGCTGTATGCCAAGGAGGAACTCGTTCATGAATGCATGAAGCAGCGCTTATTCATGCTCGACCGGCCGGAGGTGCTATTGAAAGATCTGCAGGCCAACTCCCGATTTGACTATTCAAAATACAAATTAAATGAAAATCTTCCCAAATTCGTTCTAACCGGTGAAAAAGACCGCCGCATCACACCGAAAGCGGCTCAAATGGCCGCCAAGTTCTTAAACGTTACCCTTGAGATTATTCCGGACTGCGGGCATATGCCAATGATTGAAAAGCCCAAGCAAACGTCCGAAGCAATCCGGCGATTCCTGGATGGAAACGTCTTGTAAGGGCTTCTTTTTCTTCTTGCAAAATCAGTCGAAAACCTTATATTGGGAGTTCCATTTTGAGGAGAAACTATGGCACATAAGAAAGGTGTAGGCAGTTCAAAAAACGGGCGCGATTCTCACGGCCAGAGATTGGGAGTAAAACGGTTTGCCGGAGAGGCGGTTTTGGGCGGAACCATTCTGGTCCGCCAGAAGGGGACCCGCATTCACCCGGGCGAAAACGTGGGGGTCGGCAAGGACTGGACCATCTTTTCCAAAATCACCGGCGTGGTGAAATACGAAACCAAAGGGGAACGCATTTTCGTTTCCGTCCACCCATAAGCAATTGTATTAATGTTTAGGCCAAGGCGGGTTTCAAGCCCGCCTTTTTTCTTTGAATGCCGACTTTCCTAAAAATCCCCGGTAAAAATCTGATACAAAAGATAGATATTAAGACCGATGATGATAGTGGCGGAAACATACGCCAGGATATTCACCCACCAGCGGTTGGCGTATTCTCCCATTATCTCCTTTTTGCGGGTGAACAGGATCAGGGGAATAATGGTAAACGGCAATTGAAAAGAAAGCACCACCTGGCTTAAAACCAAAACCTTGATGGAATTCACCCCCATATAAATCACGACTAAAGCCGGAATCATCGTAATCAGCCGCCGCATCCAGAGTGAAATTCGAATTTTCAAAAACCCCTGAATCACAATTTGTCCTGCCAAAGTTCCGGTGACGGACGAAGACAAACCGGAGCAAAGCAGGGCGATGGCAAAAGCCATCGAAGAAAGCCCCCCCAAAAGCGGAGTCAAGGTTTGGTGTGCCTCCTCAATAGACTGTACCGGAATACCATTTTGAAAGAACACGGCGGCCGACATTATGACCATTGCCGAATTGATAAACCAGGCGCCGTTCAGGGCAAAGAGGGCATCCAAAAAAGAGAATCGGAATAGATCCTTTTTGAAAGCGTGGTCCTTGGCCCACAAACGGGTTTGAATCACCCCGGAATGCAGAAAGACGTTGTGGGGCATCACCGTGGCTCCTATCATCCCGATGGCCACATAAATGCTTTTGCCGTCGATCTGTGGCACGAAGGTATGGTAGGCAATCTGACCCCAGTCCGGACTAGCCAACCAGACCTCGATGACGTAGCAGATGCCTATGGTCGCCACCATCCCCAAAATAGCGTACTCCACCTTGCGGTAACCCAGTCGTTCCAAGGCCAAAATCAAAAAGACCGCCACACCGGTGAGCAGAGCAGCCGGGAACATCGGGATTTTGAACAAAATGTAAAACCCCAGAGCGGCCCCCAAAAACTCGGCCAAGTCGGTGGCCATACAGGCCGCTTCGGCCGTGAACCACAAAAACAAAGCCATCGGGCGGGAGTAATGCTTGCGGCAGTTTTCCGCCAGGGTCAAGCCGGTGACAATCCCCAGCTTGGCAGCCAAGGTCTGCAGCAAAATCGCCATCAAATTGGAAAGTAGAAGTACCCAGAGAAGCTTGTAGCCGAAATCGGAGCCGGCGGCAATGTCCGTCCCCCAGTTGCCGGGGTCCATATAGCCGACCGAGACGAGAAAAGCAGGCCCCATAAAGGCAAAAATCCGGTAGCGCCCCTCCGGCACCTTTTGCGGCACCGGCGTTAAAACATCCGGGCCGGATATCAGCTTCTCGTACAGTTCTTTCGCCGTCATAACGCTTGCAATTCGGGGTTTGGCCCCTATCTTACTTGGTATCGGCTTCTTAAGCTTTAGAATTAAGCTTAATTAACCGATGGAATTAACTATGCTTAACTTCGTCTGTCAAGAAAAATAATGAAGGCCTCCGGCAAGGCGACCATCACGCAGGAGGATTATTTGAAAACCATCTGGGAGCTTTCCCAGGAGGGGGGAAGCTCCTCCGGTTCCAAGATTGCGGCTGAACTGGGGGTCACCCCGCCGGCGGTCTCACTAGCTTTGCGGCGGCTGGCCAAGGAGGGATACTTACGGCTTGGAAAAGATGGAAAAATTTCGCTGACTCTGAATGGACGTAAAACGGCCGAGGATTTAATCATCCGCCACCGGCTCATCGAAAAATTGCTGGCCGAAGTGTTGGGGATGGAATGGTACAAGGTGCACGAGGAAGCGGAAAAGCTGGAGCACTCCGTTTCACCCGAAATGGAAGAGCGGCTTTTCAAGCTGTTTGGACGGCACGGCACCTGTCCGCACGGCAACCCGCTGGGCAAAGCAGCCCTGCGCAAAATTGAAAATGCCGTTCTACTTTTTGACGCCTCCGCTGGACTGGAGGCAACCGTCGTTCGGATATACGAAAAAGACCGGACTTTCCTGGAATATCTCGACTCACTCGGAATTATTCCGCAGGGGAATCTCGAAGTCTTGGAAAAAATGCCGGATGAGACGCTCAAGTTGAAAATCAGTGGGCGGGCCGTGACGCTCGGTAAGAAGGCCTCCACCCGCATCTGGGTTGAACCAAAAAAGTAAACCGCTTCCAATCCGTTCGGTATTCCGACCCAATCGGTCGGCAATCCGAAATATCCCTTGAAAAAATCCGACTAACCGATAAATTCCAAAATCACTATGGAAACGATGACGGGCGCGCACCCGTCGGCAAAATTCGGTTCAACCCAGCGCAAGGACGCGTGGTGGGCGGCACCGACAGCAACGGTAGTGGTTTTGACGCTCTTTGTCGTTTACTCGATGGTTCGGGCTTTCGAGAACAATTATTATATCGCCGGACCGTATCTTTCGCCGTTTTACTCCCCTCTATTCCTTTTTGACTGGTGGCCACTTTCTCCGGCCTTTTTGATTCTCTGGGCGCCGGCCGGATTCCGTTTCACTTGTTACTATTACCGCAAAGCCTATTACCGGGCTTATGCCGCCCATCCTTTTGCTTGCGCCGTGGGGGAAGCGCACCGGGGTTAT comes from the Verrucomicrobiia bacterium genome and includes:
- a CDS encoding SPFH domain-containing protein yields the protein MEGLGISWPLAIFAGIVVIMLFFIVISRRYVKVGPNEVLVISGIKHRIKDDFGNKLTVGYRLVKGGGTFVIPVFERVDHLSLEIFTLDVSTPEVYTKLGVPVLVDGVAQIKVKGDDVSIRTASEQFLSKGKQEIMNIALQTLEGHLRAILGTMTVEEIYSNRDAFAQRVQEVAASDLANMGLTIISFTIRDIKDKQGYLEALGKPQIAQVKKNAVIGEAEANRDATIRSAQANQEGQTAKYIADTKVAESNRDYEMKVAEYTASVNQKKAEADLAYDLQKFKTNQAVKAEEIAVQVVEKTKQIEVQEKEIARREKELNASVQKPADAERYRIETLAAAEKYRLQTEAAGEAEATKVTGFAQADANKAKGLADADIIKAQGESTAQAMARKAEAWKQYNEAAIAQMLIEKLPDIARAIAEPLSKTEKIVIINSGDGGAGASKVTRDVTQIIAQLPPVIESLTGLKFEEILNRIPNINKERQKTDGK
- a CDS encoding PspC domain-containing protein, whose protein sequence is MRLKKLYRSRSDCRLAGVLGGLGEYFEVDPTLIRLAYVVFTLTTGFFPGIIGYLLAILIIPKEPLTLPTPAVNPTSPPAVAG
- a CDS encoding PspC domain-containing protein, whose protein sequence is MGKLYRSRKDAKLAGILGGLAEHLSVDSTLIRLVFVVMAIASFGLMALLDIVAIFIFPKEPQSTLQTGI
- a CDS encoding PspC domain-containing protein; translation: MRKLYRSEKDKWIGGVLGGLGEYLGVDSTLLRLAFIVFCLATGGVPGIIGYILAVIIIPKPPASSQTLSSTATEGGSTPMTETASSQNPTRPNNPSMVVGFILVGLGILFLFNNFIDIHWHLFWPAVLIVIGLVLLGKALTGEKKG
- a CDS encoding alpha/beta hydrolase; this translates as MPHLELSGQRFFYFERGIEGTPLLFIHGAGGAHSNWLTLIKQLHPRRCITLDLPGHGLSSGNGCDTIEEYAEIVKSFVTSLLPNTKSVLVGHSMGGSIATCFASRNPNLADALVLVSSGFSPPSLPPSQVPSKEEICRMLYAKEELVHECMKQRLFMLDRPEVLLKDLQANSRFDYSKYKLNENLPKFVLTGEKDRRITPKAAQMAAKFLNVTLEIIPDCGHMPMIEKPKQTSEAIRRFLDGNVL
- the rpmA gene encoding 50S ribosomal protein L27, which translates into the protein MAHKKGVGSSKNGRDSHGQRLGVKRFAGEAVLGGTILVRQKGTRIHPGENVGVGKDWTIFSKITGVVKYETKGERIFVSVHP
- a CDS encoding Nramp family divalent metal transporter — its product is MTAKELYEKLISGPDVLTPVPQKVPEGRYRIFAFMGPAFLVSVGYMDPGNWGTDIAAGSDFGYKLLWVLLLSNLMAILLQTLAAKLGIVTGLTLAENCRKHYSRPMALFLWFTAEAACMATDLAEFLGAALGFYILFKIPMFPAALLTGVAVFLILALERLGYRKVEYAILGMVATIGICYVIEVWLASPDWGQIAYHTFVPQIDGKSIYVAIGMIGATVMPHNVFLHSGVIQTRLWAKDHAFKKDLFRFSFLDALFALNGAWFINSAMVIMSAAVFFQNGIPVQSIEEAHQTLTPLLGGLSSMAFAIALLCSGLSSSVTGTLAGQIVIQGFLKIRISLWMRRLITMIPALVVIYMGVNSIKVLVLSQVVLSFQLPFTIIPLILFTRKKEIMGEYANRWWVNILAYVSATIIIGLNIYLLYQIFTGDF
- a CDS encoding metal-dependent transcriptional regulator yields the protein MKASGKATITQEDYLKTIWELSQEGGSSSGSKIAAELGVTPPAVSLALRRLAKEGYLRLGKDGKISLTLNGRKTAEDLIIRHRLIEKLLAEVLGMEWYKVHEEAEKLEHSVSPEMEERLFKLFGRHGTCPHGNPLGKAALRKIENAVLLFDASAGLEATVVRIYEKDRTFLEYLDSLGIIPQGNLEVLEKMPDETLKLKISGRAVTLGKKASTRIWVEPKK